From Camelina sativa cultivar DH55 chromosome 5, Cs, whole genome shotgun sequence:
CACTCTCACTTGTCTTTTGAATATCTTTTCTGTCTCGAGACTTGCCTCTCTCCTAACCCCTAACATTCAAATGAAATCGACTACACATAAACCCTAACGATCTTCGGTGAAATGATTTTTCGTTCGTTGGTGACAAAACTATGTTTTCTGAATAGTAGTTTCCTAAGTGATTTGGTCCTTGATTTGACTAGCTACTAGAATTATTGCTTAGAAGTtaactcaagttttttttttcacctaaaAATTCAAAGTTATTATAGGATAATTCGAGTAAACCGAAACAAACCGGGAAAATATaggatattaaaaaatcaagaaaaaaaggaagacaaTATTTAAAGACGTCAAGTATGTATGTAACAAAGAGTCTACACTTATTATAATGATGGCTTCGTCGTCGTCTctttcaaatttgtttcttcAGTTTTCAATTCTACTTCTCATTGTCCCTCTCATAACGTTCTGcaaaacatcatcttcttcaaaccaaacactcatcttctctctcaaaACACAGAAGCTTCCTCAATCTCCATCGGACAAGCTTTCATTCAGACACAATGTCACTCTCACCGTCACTCTCGCCGTCGGCTCTCCACCGCAAAACATATCGATGGTTCTTGACACCGGAAGCGAGCTCTCATGGCTTCACTGCAAAAAGACTCCAAACTTGGGATCCGTGTTTAACCCGGTTTCATCCTCTACGTACTCCCCTGTGCCTTGCTCCTCGCCAATATGCAAGACCCGGACCCGGGATTTACCTATACCCGCCATGTGCGATCCGAAGACCCATCTCTGCCACGTGGCAATCTCCTACGCTGATGCTACCTCAATCGAAGGCAACTTAGCTCACGACACGTTCGTAATCGGGTCTGTAACCCGACCCGGTACTTTGTTCGGGTGTATGGACTCAGGTTTAAGCTCCGATTCGGAAGAGGACGCTAAATCTACCGGTTTAATGGGTATGAACCGGGGATCTTTATCGTTTGTTAACCAGCTCGGTTTCTCAAAATTCTCGTATTGCATCTCCGGTTCAGATTCGTCCGGTATATTGCTTCTCGGTGACGGATCCTACTCCTGGCTCGGTCCAATCCAATACACTCCTTTGGTACTCCAAACGACGCCGTTACCTTATTTTGACCGGGTTGCTTACACGGTCCAATTAGAAGGAATCCGGGTCGGGTCAAAGATACTCTCTTTACCGAAATCTGTATTTGTACCGGACCATACCGGAGCCGGTCAGACGATGGTGGATTCTGGAACACAGTTTACGTTTTTAATGGGTCCGGTTTACACGGCTTTAAAAACCGAGTTTATAACGCAAACCAAATCGGTTCTCAAACTGGTGGACGACCCGAATTTTGTGTTCCAAGGGACCATGGACCTCTGTTTCCGGGTTGGGTCGTTGACACGGCCCAATTTCTCGGGTTTACCAGTGGTTAGCTTAATGTTCCGTGGCGCGGAGATGAGTGTGTCGGGTCAGAAACTGTTGTACCGGGTAAACGGAGCCGGAACAGCGGGAAAAGATGAGGTGTATTGCTTCACATTTGGAAACTCCGATCTTTTGGGAATAGAAGCATTTGTTATAGGTCACCATCATCAGCAGAACGTGTGGATGGAGTTTGATCTTGCCAAGTCAAGAGTTGGGTTTGCTGGTAACGTTAGATGTGATCTAGCTAGTCAACGGCTTGGATTAAGAGAGTGATAGGACTTTGTTTAGTCGTATATGTTGTGTGGGGAATTGTTTTtagaccatatatatatgtatacattttatatatttttcagagGATTACAGCTTTATACGATGTGATGTGGTTCGTCGTACGTAGAGTTTGGGAATTTTTGTAAGAATGTGTATTATAGgaaatcttctttttgttttggtcctTTCTTTTTATAGGAAATCTTCTTCATCTATGCAAATTTAATTTCTGGTTCTTTGAATGAGAATCAAAAAAGTTCGGCTCGGACCACTTCACTGTACAAATTGTTGGGCTTTGAATGAAACGATTGATTGGGCTAAGCCCATGCTTTGTTTTGAGACGAGTTGATGTGAGCTTTCTAGTGGGAGTTAGCAGCTCTTGGAGAACAATAAACCTTCCCTACTCTATATTAAAAAGCTACTTCCTACACGATATGTAGTGAAATCGGTTTGCTTCGACCTCAAAAGTCCATTTCTTATCTCCGTGAGATTCACCTTTTTCGTGCTCAACTTATCCATCTCGATGCATCATATATGAAGTTATAGATAAGTAGATAACTGTTTGCGAAAGTAGGAATGTTATACACATTATGAGTATCAGGGATGTGAGAATAAGTCAAAACTCTAGAGCTTAGGCAGAATCAAGCCAAAATAGATCATGCATGGATGATGGAACAACTTACTTATGCTGCCAAATCTGTATGAAACCTGAATTTATTGGAAATTtacaagaagataaaaaaatgttattcaAAGAATAATCCATCTTAAACTAATGAGTACAACAGAAATTTAAATTCAATAGACGTCTCtacatataaaaatgttttcttaTAATCGTGGGAAAAGGTCTCTTCtagttctttatttttattttttaactttagtctattttttaattgtgtagACAAATACAAGGGAGGTAACATAAAGAGACAAAGCATATCAAGGAGACCCAAGTCATTCCATATGCTGGTGGGTATCCATATTTGTTCATGTGATGCTATCAAAGACCCATAACATTTccccaaacaaataaaaaacttattgatagaaaaaaaaaagagagagtgattTCGATTCTACgaatctttcattttctttgatACCTACTATTATATTTGTCTCACATTAATATAGATAAAACGATATGTCGACTCATCTATGTCGTCCATGCATATAAACGTCACATACTCTTTGCATGTTTGCCATTAAACCTGATTTGTAGATTGTCGTAGCAATAATGATAGTAACCGTTCCTGAACTAACAGATAACATATATCATAACAATAGATGGTGAGAGCATATAGAttacagaaagaagaaaaaagagagtaatgatagaaagaaaaaaagaaggaaaaatttgTAGGTCTTTGTATCTCATTGCTTTTGTAATGTGTTATGTGTCCCTCTTCTTGAACGGGACTCTCAAGATTGTGTGGCTTAACTCCTGCTATTTATCCACTGGCTATTCATAGGACGCGGGGACCAAttttgaaaacaacaaaatataaaacaaacttaaaaattaCGATAAGATAATGATCAAATACTTGatattatctcatatatatagatatagtttGAAATTATCTCTTCGATCTATCCGAATTAACCGTTATCAAAATTTCGGAAACCGGACCCGCGTTATAACTGAAATTTCCATCCCATAATTTCCTGAAACTATCCGAATAATGGATGCATGTAGTATTTCTCATCATTTGGATAATTTTGTCTCTACTATTAATGTTATTCAGGCTTGCGTGTCACGGATGTGATTGTTGACCAAACATGGACCCTAAAttacatttttgtatttatttcaaataatgCCTTTGGATCGATCGAATTTTTTACCCAATTGCTAGAGTCTAGCTAGACCTTGAGGTTGCCCTTTggcctttttatatatattttatagtatttCATATAGTATAAAACTAGTTTGCTAgcctaatatatatttttgctaaTTAGCTCCAAAAAGAAGCCAATGACCACATTTAAGGAcgaaatactaaaaataagttaatataaccagaaagaaaaggaaatataatTTGTGTTCCATATTATTATGACTCTGGATTTTGAAGCAGAACCCTTTCTAGATGGCATAGACTAGCATTTGCTACTTCGTAGTTAGAACTGCTAAAGAGAGAACACATTTATATCTGTTTTGGTCTTTCGGAGGAGAATGCGCAGTAGTAACCCCTTCTTTTCCATTAGTTTTAATATGAGAAGTAATGACAGTAGTAGAATAATAAATTAGTAACCATCAATAATTGTCGATATAATAAAATGAACAAGACGGGCACAAAAGTGACAAACGAATAAATAGAGTCAAATGGAATTGTCCGGAACTCCGGGTATATctataataatccaaattaagCATGCTAATGAACAATCAAACAATTCATAATCATTTAACAAAGATCCCTTGGATTTGTGGGGATGGCTTAAAATACGCTTTTTCTTTGCCAGTTCTTTTGATTAGTATATTGCCATCTTGATCTTGAACTAATGGAATATCCTTTATGAAAAAATGTTATTGACATGTATCACCCATACTTAGAAGAAAGATATTGCATAGAGTATCACTTTCGAAAACTGGCACGAGAGTTGAACCTCTTGTTTTTaaatttcctttaaaaaaaaagttagccCATTAGGCTTAGTTTGAGATTTTGTATTGTAAGACTACtcttgtgaagaaaaaaaaaagaattggttcggtttagttcggtGACAAACATATTTAGGCTGATACATCATTAAGTCCGACAGCCTAAATTGGTAATCTCCGTAGTAGAATTGACAGACTTACTCACTTACATCATGTACTGATTTGGGTGCCAAAACCAGATGTAGTTAATGTCTCAATTAATTTACCCACGAAATAAACAGCGTCTGTACTAGATAATTTCTTCAAATaagccatttttttgtttgtttgtttgtttgcaaaataatatatatatatatatatatatataagtcataTAGGTTAAAAAAATGAAGTATTAAAAATGGAGTAGACAATAGTAGTATTAAAGGAGTCAGATGCATATGATATCTCTGCAAGGCAGAGATGCCCATGGTAAGAAACTACAAGAAACCCCAGCTGTTAGTTTTTCCATGTGAAGTGAAGTAGTATTAATTATTCAATTATGTAATTCATACTAGTATTTGATATTTCACTCCGATTACTATTTCAATTCACGAGAAAACTACCCTAAATAAACTAACCAATCAATATTCTCCCTTAATTGAGAAGGAAATTTTTACACCTCCAAACCCCAAAATTACCAatcaacataaaatattatccctcaataaaaaaaaaaccaattttattAGCAACGAACTAGCACTAATCCAAAACTTGTATAGTAGTATTTTATAAGCCTCGCATTAGTATAAGCATAAAAGGAAGTCGTACTCATATTTAACACATTCTAATAATCTTTGAAGTAAATTTTGAACAAGTCTAATGATGGCCTAGTCTCACTACATTAAACAAATCCTacaagtttaattttttatatcataaacaACAGAGCTTGACTGCAACTTTTTAAATACTATTGAATTCAATAattgacaaaagaaaactattaaaaccataattatttattattaaaaagagagaaaaaaaatactactaataaCTTTTGTCAGACTAAGCACACAAGATCCACACATAGCTTAATCGTAACAGTTCCAATGgaatctttttctctctctctctctcgtaaaCTCTCTCTATAGACTCTACTCtctatagagagaaagagaagaaacaatacATTCATCGTCGTCATCTTCACACAGTCATATAATtaatgaacaagaagaagaagagatgcaagaaaacaaaaacaaagtaaaagataaacaaacaaaaaacaaatcgtCACAAGATGTCCAAAGACGAATCTAATTCACTATTTTATATCatcaacttattattattatcatacaattttttttttcagttcttttattttttttttgcatcttgAAAACAACTTCACACTGAAACAAAGCTTCTCTAAAACCAGAAATATtcataacaaatctaaaaaaatttgatctAAAGAAAAAGTacagaaaccaaaagaaacataGAACCCTTTATGTACATGTATATCTATAATCAACTTCGGTTTCAGACCACAGAAACAACAGAGAcatgatgaagaaagaaacagagagagagatgtgttctgttttttttttgtttttttaagaatcGGAGTAGTTATCTCTCCAGCAAATAAGCATGATTACGCAGCGACGCATGATGTAGAAACGAGCTCTCTGTTCTTTAACCAATCTCGCACACTTCCTCGTAAAAGCACATCTCCCCTGTTTCTTGCCGTTGAAGGAAGCTGATGAAGTCGTCGATGAAGAGCGCGTGATCCTCGACGCGCCGCCGTCTTTCTTCGATAGTTTCCACTTCTCGTCTAGATGGACGCTTCCCGATCGAGCAAGGCTTGACGAAGACGCCATTGATGTTTCAAAAGAAAGATCTCAGATTTTCAGATATTTGCTGATGTGTGTAAGATCGATCTCACCGAGAAGAAAAGATAATACTAGTTTTTATCTTTGTGGGGTTTGTTGGAAACTGATGGCTTTGTgagataaaagaaacaaacttggGAATTTGGAGATTTTCTCGGactttggagatttttttttatgagtcAGCAACGAAACACAAGAGAGTTAGGGTTCTCTATTTATAATGGGTTTTTTAGAAAATACATATCGGTTtaggaaaaggaagaaaaaaagaaggagatggcgtcaaaaaagaattaagaaaataaaagataatcaaaagattttaaaattcttttaaaaaaaaaaaaaaagattttaaaattttggtaatatatttatagatatatttgtattcttttgtcggttttagtgaaaaataaaaaattggaagAGGATGCAGAGAGTTGTGGCAGTCGGTATTGCCCGGgggccttgttgttgttgttgtgcctCGATTGCCCCCACCATTACCACTTTTTGTTAGTAGTATATTGTGAAGGGATTTGTCTAAAAACTAAACAcatcaattaatctatatataaagaggAAAATTCCAAACTAATTACGATTTTTTTTAACGAAATATTGTTAGAAACTTACGTAATACAACTTATAATCTAGCGAGAATCGAAGAGCGCAACTGTATTATGATACGTTTATGGAATATATCCATGCACCCGTTGTACATTGGAGTTGGCTAcccttttttttatgtttggctccaaatattatatttttaatttaattgggcTTTAAAATCCTTTTTTATTAGATATAAAATTAGCCAGCCATATATCATGAAACGTCGTAAAATAGATAAGTTTTTAGATATTGAttctttatttccaattttcccacAAGATAATCTCAATGCAAATTTGTCATAATCTCAATACAAAAAATGCTTTATGAGATATCTCATTATAACTTTTACATTTTAACAGGGAAATCATGAAACGTAAACTTTAAGCTCCTACATATTAAAAGCAATCGTCTATCGAACATAAGAAAAAGATATGTATTTCAAATGATCCGTTCGATATATGGATCCCCGATCTTTGCTAACAGTGTACAAAAAAATGAGATGCTAAAAAGTTTTAAGTTTTGTGATAATAATGATAATGTTAAAGTAGATCGGATCAGTATGTTTTGGGATTCTCCTATTCCattattgtatatattaaaaaaaaatgaagtttaaAGAGGGAAGGAAAAGTCTGAAAGTGGGGAGAGTAGAGAGAAGAGTGAAAGAGGAGATTTTAATGCATCAAAGCAAATCTCAGTCTCTCTGCACCGGTAACTGTTAATTACTTGCTTGCTCAGATCAATTAATAACTCcaccaacaaaagaagaatatttttatatcaatttatagTAATTGTATTATGTGTTTGCATCTTTGTCAAATGtatataacttatttatctttgtAACGAATTATATAATGTTTGTATGAAATTCTCTTTAACCTGATGAATCTTTATAgaatttattttgtgatttttttttttcattattaagaatcgtaagaaatgaaaaaagaaaaaataattgagatgaggaagatgaaggaAGGGATGTGCAGTCACATGGAGGTGTTAGTAAGCTGGTTTGGCTATTTTAGTGTTCCTATTTTTGCCTGACTTtgatgtttctttctcttctcgtTCGTCTTTATTAGGGGTTTCTCCCgtatttttctcatttctagTAAGTTTGTTtcctattttaatattttgttttcttcaggtTAACGAGGGCTACTTCATGCTTAATCTCGACTAGCTCCGGATGAATGAAGTTATCAGTAACAAGTTTACCAGATTTGCTCTATGAACCTAAAACGTGATACAATTTTTTATTGAATGAGAAATCTCGAAAAAAAGTAAACTCAAAACATGGGTGATTAAACCAAACTACATATGAAttggataaaaaatatttattaaaagagaCCAATATTATTGGGCTTAGAGCCCAACTTCATGAATTGGagattagcaaaaaaaatttaaaatattattctcAGTTATCTTTTAAAATGCAAATACAGCAGTAGTGCATACTAGAATTTACGTTTATGGACTTGGTTATTTTCTTGATATGGGGTGGTAATTTCTGTTTATAATCtaatttgaaattgaaacaCTCCTCCAAACTCGAAACCACATTTTACGACGATTATAACCATTAACCTGACCCTCTTTATATATAGAAGCTTGCTTTACATCGAAAACACATATATCATTAAGTTTTTGGGATAATATGTTTAACATTGCTACATATTCTGCGAAAGAGACAAAATCAAAGTTTGTTGAAATCTCTTAACGTTTTCTGTGTTGCATGATAATTGATATAGGGTAAGTAGAAATGTCTAAATGATCTAGAAATCTTGACTAGACGCCAGAAGTAGATAAATACATAAACGCTTACATCCAAAATGTGTCATCCATCAATCCAAAGGATGCGACGTCTGTGTATTGTAAGCTCACTTTTActtttataagtttttctttgtttgtttgttacttCCTTTTCTCCGGTGAGTTTCATGGATATTTGTTTCGTAAAACACTTTGCTCATGTTTGTTTTTCAAGGCAATTATATATACTACAGTCTACAACAGCTTACCAAACTGCGTTTTCATGGTTAAAATAACCTCTTCTTTgctaattataagaaaatttttacCAACAAATCAATTGAACATAAATGACAAAAAGGGTGAGTTCTTACTAACTTTTGATAGAAGCCAACATTTGATGAGACAAAAACATAGTGAGTTACAGTCGAAGAGTGTGACAACTCTATAACTTTGTTACTTTCTATCAAAGACTGCCAATgtagaaaaaagcaaaaattacTATGCTGCAATAGATTCTTGTGACCTGAAACTGGAACTCAATTTTATCTTTTTGCTCAATGCTAAAATTTATCAGAAATGACTCAATGAGTTTGTATATGtttagtgaaaaaaagaaaaaaaaaaaataggaccTATCACCTATGTATAGAACAACAAGTGTCGAAACAACCCGAAATGATATTTAGGacgcaacaaaaaaaaagtagaaaatacaaaacaggctttttgtatttaaattaCTATGAATTATCTTGATTTCAACTGTATCCCCTAGTAGGATGAGGTCCAATGTCGATTTTGATGTTCAAACTTTTTGGAACATATATTCAGAGATAAAGCATTGATGATTGAGTGAGTTACACACACATGACATATCTCTCTATAACTCTCAAAATTTCATATTCTCATTCAGATTCTGACAATCTACACTAAGCCCATTTAATTTATCTCTAAAAATAATTTCACTAGCTATGATATGCCCtcaattatatattagtttttataaaactgTGTGTGAAGGGGTGTTAAAAACAAACAGTGAGAGCAAGAAAGGAAACAAAGCAGAggtcaaaagagaagagatcgtGGTGTTCCTTTTGCGTCGACGTCGAGGGCACGTGCGGCTAACAGGTGGGCGTGACCACTGACACGTGTCTGTTAGAGATGTGTGAAAGCGAGGTTTCGAGTATCGCAGGGGGACCGACTTAGCCCGCTTACCGGCGCTCTTCGCTTCTTTTTTTTACCGGTCAACGGTCAAACCCTCTCTCTTGCACGAAGAGAATCTGCAAACTCTCTCGTAAGCACGTGTTGCTATTTGCTTactctttttatcttcttcaatcCCTATTTTCTACCTTTGGTCGGGGGTTGAACTAGGAGCCCGATGTTTGAACACTCAAAAATGTTTTAGTAGCAATGTAGCATTAGCATACATAATTCTTCATGGGTTGGTCCCGTGTGTGTTTCATGTGTGTATGTACATTTTCTTAACAAGGCCGTTCGTGTATTTATGTTGTAAATACAGATGCGAAGCTAATTATTTAGACTCTTTTTTCTCTAGTGAAATGGTTAGAAAATGTTTAATTCTTTGGAGACATCGAATAAAAATGGAACGATACATAGAATTGATAACAAATGTTTCTTATAGTGTAATGGTAATTTTAAGAATGGAAAGAGTTgcacattttgatttttcaacatTAATTTGGGTAAGAATTTATGTTGTGATGGaagaaaagatagagaaaatgAATGTGAACATGAATGTGAATATCATCAATGAtgcataaaagaaaataaaaataaaaatatgggtTAATCATATAGTATATTGGAAAACGAATGGGAATATTAATTACTCGTCACATGCAATTTCTGACACGAGACTATTATGGATAAAAATGGGCCACGAGATATTCCATTTTTTACTaaagtgtatttttattatttttatgcttttttttttttttggacgatacattgctttttttttaattttataaaagacCTTTTGATATCGAAATCAACGTAATGCAATCAAAATTCCACAAACATAAGATCACAAATAATGCCTCAAATGCTCAAAATTATAAAGCctataaacaaatttttgtgattaaaaattgcgcttttttttatttataaattgcaCTAAGTAGAGAGATGTGTTCCATtctttgaatattaatatcaaaCTATTTCTCCTACGCAATGCAGCAATTGATAAACCTTTAGTAGTTTTAACTTGAAACTGAAATTGCCCTTTTGCATTAGAATGCTTGTGTTCATGCATCTGATGATGTAAAATTAGTAAGTACTATGGAAGACCAAATCTCGATAAATGAGCTCTAAGTTCAACCGTTACGAGGTTAAATATGTTGAATCCAAGAACATTAccattatatatttatctttgcTTACCTAAAGACATTGCTTCTATTTATAGG
This genomic window contains:
- the LOC104785461 gene encoding aspartic proteinase PCS1-like; translation: MMASSSSLSNLFLQFSILLLIVPLITFCKTSSSSNQTLIFSLKTQKLPQSPSDKLSFRHNVTLTVTLAVGSPPQNISMVLDTGSELSWLHCKKTPNLGSVFNPVSSSTYSPVPCSSPICKTRTRDLPIPAMCDPKTHLCHVAISYADATSIEGNLAHDTFVIGSVTRPGTLFGCMDSGLSSDSEEDAKSTGLMGMNRGSLSFVNQLGFSKFSYCISGSDSSGILLLGDGSYSWLGPIQYTPLVLQTTPLPYFDRVAYTVQLEGIRVGSKILSLPKSVFVPDHTGAGQTMVDSGTQFTFLMGPVYTALKTEFITQTKSVLKLVDDPNFVFQGTMDLCFRVGSLTRPNFSGLPVVSLMFRGAEMSVSGQKLLYRVNGAGTAGKDEVYCFTFGNSDLLGIEAFVIGHHHQQNVWMEFDLAKSRVGFAGNVRCDLASQRLGLRE
- the LOC109133062 gene encoding uncharacterized protein LOC109133062, whose amino-acid sequence is MASSSSLARSGSVHLDEKWKLSKKDGGASRITRSSSTTSSASFNGKKQGRCAFTRKCARLVKEQRARFYIMRRCVIMLICWRDNYSDS